AAACTGTCGGTACAAAGCCAACCTTCCCTTTCCATTCCGGTGTTTCACCACCAGGATCGACAGTTGTAACCATCTTTACATCTTTTCGTTCTTCCCAGTGTTTTAATTCTTCCTTATAAACAAGGTCGGCTACCGATCTTGCACCGTAAACGATTGTAATGTCGCCGAAATCTTCACGTTGGTCAAGAACGGTCCAGATAACGGAACGAAGTGGAGGAAGAGCAATACCACCGGCAACGAATATCAGGTTTTTACCCTTCCATTGGTCAACGGGAAAAGTATTGCCATAAGGTCCCCTGAACCCGATAGTATCACCTATTTCTAACCTGGAAAGTGCCTCAGTAACCTTACCAACTTTTCTAAAGGTACACTGTATATATCCCTTTCTCGTATCTGCTGAAGCAATGCAGAATGTTGACTCCCCATGGCCAAAGGCGGAATATTCACCAAACTGACCGGTCTTGAATTCAAAACTATCCCGCATTTTTTCATCTTTAAATACAAGTTGAAAGGTTTTAACATCGGGAGTTTCTACGGTTATATCCTCTATGGTCATGAGGTGTGGAACGTAAAGATTGTGCATCTGAAATTTCTCCTTTAAACCGACATCTCTGAGATTTCCGTCATTGCTTCCGTAATGTCCACATTAACAGGACAAACCCTTATACATCGACCACATCCTACACAGCCCTTCTTTTCAAACCTGTCAGGATAGATCTTGAACTTACAGCTAAACCTGTTTCTCCATCTTTGCGACTGATGCTCTCTCGGATTATGGCCTGATGCATGAAGCGTAAAATGATCAAACTGACATCCATCCCAGTTTTTAACTCTTTTGCCTTGATCACCGTATGGTTCGTCAACAAGATCAAAGCAGTGACAGGTTGGGCAAACAAAGGTGCATCCGCCACAGCCGACACATTTGGCAGCCAGATCATCCCAAACCTTATGTTCGAAGTTTTTAGGATCATCGAGCCATGCCTTAATTTTGTCAATGCTCACACCCAGATCGGCTACCTCAGCAATAGGTTCTATTTCAGTAGCCTCATTTCCTTCTAGAAAAATGTCACTGTACCTGGCAACAAGAGCTTCCCCTTCTTCTGTAACTACTTCAGCTAAATAACCGCCCTCTTTTGTCTTTTTAAGAAGGATATCACTCCCCTCAGTTCCATCAGGGGCATAACCTACAGAAGTACAGAAACAACTTTCATCAGCATTATTACATGCAACAGAAATGATGGTTACCTTCTTCTTACGCTCAGTAAAAAGGTTGTCTATGTAATCCCAGGTAAAAACACTGTTTAATGAAATTACAGCAGCTGCATCACAAGGCCTCACGCCCAGAAGTACAGTCTCCTTAATGGTGGGCTTTTCAGGCTCAACATGAACATTCGTGCCATCGAGCTTATATCTCATGACAGTCTCATGTTGTGGAAAGAAAGCATCTTTAGGAGAGTACCTTCCAATTATTTCATCAAGGTCAAGTTGAGACACTTGAGAAACCTCATCATATATCACCATTCCGGCTTCGTTCTTTTTAGGTCCTACGACTCTCGTATCAGCGGCATTCATCGCTTCAACAAGTTTTTTCAGGCCATCTTCTTTCAGCAGCTTAAGTGTCATTATATCTTCTCCGTAAAACTACCTGATAAAATCTTCTTTATCGTCTTCCTTGAAGGAGACAAAAGGTGGTATCTCTTCAGTCTGGTATCCTGCTCTATACCCCTCAAAGGCTTCGTAATTGAGCTTGGACATTTCCTGGTTAATAACATTCAAAGGTATTTCAGCGGGACAGGACCTGTCACATTCGCCGCAGAAGGTACATCTGCCCGACAAATCCATTGCACGCTTAATATTCCATGCGTAGTTTCCTCTGGAATGGGCGCTTGTTTCGATCCACTGTGGTCTGTTCTTCTCGGTAATACAAACATCACAATAACAAAGGGGGCAAACCTTTTTGCAGGCATAACATTTAATGCACCTGTCAAAGTGCTCCATCCAGTAGTTCCACTTTTCACTTTGAGATAATCCCCTGACTCTATCAACCTCATCATAAATACCACCGGTCATTGGTTCTAGGGCATTAGATTCCACTCCCTCGCCAAATAGATGATCAAAGTCGGTAGGCGTATTTACATCGCAAGTGATACATTTTATCGATTTCTCATCATCGCTAAGAGTGTTTCCGTCGTAAACAACTTCCTTATCGACAACACCATCACAGGTAACTCCCAGAATTAGGATATCTTCTCTTTTAAACTGGTTCTCCTGGATGAGAACGTTAATAGTCTTAATGTCGCAACCCTTTGCAACAATGGCTACTTTCCCTTTTTTCATAAAATCAAACTTGCGTGTAAGATATATAACAAGATTGTTGACGCAGGCAGGTGTAAATATCAGTTTTTCACACTCTTCCGGTGTATAGGCAAAATAAGGCTTTGTCTTACCCTTCTTGGTTCCGGCAGCGTAACCAATAATCGTGGTCACATCACCACTTTGTAGAAGTTCCTTAGCCTTGCTGCGCAAAGATTCCATCATACTCCTCTATCCTCTCGTTAATTCTCTGGAATTCATCATATGGGCCAAGTTCCTTTGTTTTTTCAGAAACATCATTTACAACATCAACCCATTTGACAGCCTCAGCCGCAGAAATCCAGGAGAAGTGAAGCCTTCTCATATCAATCCCACTAAACTCTAGAAGGTCTCTAAAAGCAGTCCACCTTCTTCTGGCATGAAAGTTACCTGTATTGTAGTGACAATCACCGGGGTGACAACCGGATACAAGAATCGAATCAGCACCTCTTTCAAATGCTTTAATCAGGAACAGCGGATCAATTCTTCCAGTGCATGGAAGCTTAATAACCCTTACCGACGCATCATAGGTCTTTCTGCTCGTTCCTGCAAGA
The DNA window shown above is from Deltaproteobacteria bacterium and carries:
- a CDS encoding FAD/NAD(P)-binding protein translates to MHNLYVPHLMTIEDITVETPDVKTFQLVFKDEKMRDSFEFKTGQFGEYSAFGHGESTFCIASADTRKGYIQCTFRKVGKVTEALSRLEIGDTIGFRGPYGNTFPVDQWKGKNLIFVAGGIALPPLRSVIWTVLDQREDFGDITIVYGARSVADLVYKEELKHWEERKDVKMVTTVDPGGETPEWKGKVGFVPTVLEETNPSSENTIAIVCGPPIMIKFSLQSLEKLGFTEDQVISTLENRMKCGLGKCGRCNVGNIYVCKDGPVFTAAEIAAMPNDF
- a CDS encoding 4Fe-4S dicluster domain-containing protein, producing the protein MTLKLLKEDGLKKLVEAMNAADTRVVGPKKNEAGMVIYDEVSQVSQLDLDEIIGRYSPKDAFFPQHETVMRYKLDGTNVHVEPEKPTIKETVLLGVRPCDAAAVISLNSVFTWDYIDNLFTERKKKVTIISVACNNADESCFCTSVGYAPDGTEGSDILLKKTKEGGYLAEVVTEEGEALVARYSDIFLEGNEATEIEPIAEVADLGVSIDKIKAWLDDPKNFEHKVWDDLAAKCVGCGGCTFVCPTCHCFDLVDEPYGDQGKRVKNWDGCQFDHFTLHASGHNPREHQSQRWRNRFSCKFKIYPDRFEKKGCVGCGRCIRVCPVNVDITEAMTEISEMSV
- a CDS encoding 4Fe-4S dicluster domain-containing protein → MMESLRSKAKELLQSGDVTTIIGYAAGTKKGKTKPYFAYTPEECEKLIFTPACVNNLVIYLTRKFDFMKKGKVAIVAKGCDIKTINVLIQENQFKREDILILGVTCDGVVDKEVVYDGNTLSDDEKSIKCITCDVNTPTDFDHLFGEGVESNALEPMTGGIYDEVDRVRGLSQSEKWNYWMEHFDRCIKCYACKKVCPLCYCDVCITEKNRPQWIETSAHSRGNYAWNIKRAMDLSGRCTFCGECDRSCPAEIPLNVINQEMSKLNYEAFEGYRAGYQTEEIPPFVSFKEDDKEDFIR
- a CDS encoding hydrogenase iron-sulfur subunit, whose product is MSEESKKTEKEWKPRIIAYVCNWCTYGGADLAGTSRKTYDASVRVIKLPCTGRIDPLFLIKAFERGADSILVSGCHPGDCHYNTGNFHARRRWTAFRDLLEFSGIDMRRLHFSWISAAEAVKWVDVVNDVSEKTKELGPYDEFQRINERIEEYDGIFAQQG